The nucleotide sequence TTTCCCAAAGGTGgtctcccagtttcacatcaaccaggacatcttcctcccactgTTTTATCCTAAGCCACGCTTGAATGCAGAGAGCAGAGGCTTCATTCACTGGATGTCCGCAGAAATCTAATCTTTTACATTGAAAGAACGTTTAGGAAGTACATTCAACTTTTTATGGCTGTGGCAGACGGGATGAAAGATCTTCCAGTCTCCTCACAACAAATTTCCTCgtggatcacatcctgcatccGTGAATGCTATAATGTGGCAGAGTTGCGTGCCCCTCTGCTCGCAGCGCACTCCACTAGGGTGCAAGCTTCTTTAGCCGCATTCCCAGCGCAAGTCCCGACCCAGAAAATATACAGAGCAGCGACGTGTTCCTCCATACATACTTTCACCGCGCGTTATGTGATTACCCAGCAGGCCAAAGACAATGTGGACTTCGGTAGAGCAGTGCTCCAGTTAGTGGACAGCTCCGACtttcttgtaactgttcttcaagatgtgatgttTATGTCATTCCAATAACCACccacctacccctctgtcggagtagctggcaagaaggaactgaggggctgGAGGGTCGGTCGGGCCCGGACCAACCCGATGAGGAAAAGTCTTCCGGCTgccatgcacgcacacacacacctggttggaatggacatgaacaacacatctcgaagaacgaCAGTTATGAGAAgatgagtaaccattttttttctcttttgaaaacaTTGTTATATTATGGCAGCACTCACAAAGGCccggcctgattcagcaaggtacttaaagaCATGCCTAACTTTAACTGTGTGAATAGTCTCATGGAAATCAATCATGAATAAGGGTCTAAAACAGTGACAGATAATGCTAAGTGTTTGAAAGTTCATTTTTGAACAAAGATCATATACACTCACTAACACTGCAGTCCTACAAACACTGACAATTTACGTAACTTTATGCTGCTTAGTATTCTAgttaaattcaatgggactacttatgaaTAATTTTAAGCTTTAGTTAGTAATATTTCTTTAGCTGTCTGAAGTATCATAACCAATTGTTGGAGTTTTATATTAACAGTACTCCCACTGTAGCTCCACTGGTAAAGAAAGTACTTGGCAAGAATATGGAATAATTATGCAGCATTAGTGAAGAAAAATGTGCCGTCTATATTTTATGGCTGGTAATCTGTTTTCAGTTTCACTTGTTTTTTGATACTCTGCTGAAGCAAAATTGCTCATCTCAAAAGTCTTCGAAGCACATTTTCAAATTCTAATTTTAACTCAGATCTGTACAGAGACTAGTTTAGAAATATGTTGAATTACTGAGGAGAGCCCTACATTATTTCTCTTTATTAGATTTTTTCGGTCCAAGGAAAAGATTACTAACATGCTAACTGCTTTAGCAGCTTTCCCCTAGATGAAGAATCTCATTTTTGAAAGTTACTTTATAATCTGCCACAGATATTACAGTATCAGAAAAATGGGTGACATTTATTCTGCCATATTAAACATGCCGTACAATGAAGGCTTTTGTTCTAGTTTTAATGTGCTTCAGTATCTATTTTACCTCAGATTCAGGAATACaagattgttttgtttgtttcagtgcttaagaAGTGGGGAATGAAGTAAatgccttcatttaaaaaacatttctagaagagacttttaaaattttgtaataTAGGCTATTACAGAAAATAGAATATTGTATTTATTCATTGTTCTGATGTAATAAAATGTATGTGATTTTGCTGGCTTCAACCTTTCAGAGTAAAGTAATACGAGAGAGGCAAGGACTCCAGGCTTTCCCACCAATGGCCTGGGACTAATTCATGTCACATGTATAAGACAAAAGTAAAACTCCAGGCAGTCCTGAACTAAGTTTGATATGTGCGTCTCCATCAAAAATCTGACAGTACTCTGTAGTGTTAATCTATGTTACGGGGAAGAATTCAAATCCATAAATTCAGGGGTGAACTATTATTTAGTGTTTTCAGTTGTTTCCTCCAGGCTATCAAAATTTGTTCAGTCCTCCTTGTGGAGATTGAAGATAGTTCAGAACTGTTGGCCTGATGAGGTGATGGCTCACTTAAGGGTCTTGCTGAAGGTTTTGCCTTTGTCCAAAAGGCCAACTGAGCATGGTGTAGCCTGGATCTTGGCTGCTACCCTCCCGTAGTGCAAGTATCAGGGAAGTCATTGCATTGCTTGTGGTATTGAACAAACCCCATGGGATGTGGCCCTATCCCATTTTGCGCTGGCCAGCTGTCCAAGACCAGTGTTGGGACAGAAGATGCTGTTTCTCCAGGAAGGTGTAGGAGTTACTCCTACAGGCACTCCCAGAAGTATTCTGTCTGCATCAGCATTGCACATGGAAAGTGTCTCCAGCCACGTGTGCGGTGTCTTTCCATGCATGCTCACTGTGATCCCTGGAGCTGCAATATAGCCCTTAAGTGCAAGTGCTTTACACTAATGGGAATTCAGCGTTTTAAAATTATAGGTTATCAGATTCTGTAATGGGGACCAGATCCCACTATCAGTTACCCAGGTAGTGTCCATCAGGCAGCCAATTACTATCTGCTGTACCCACAGGAAATAGGTGGACTTCTACCCTTAGATATAATTGAAGCTGTGGTTAGAAATTAGCTTTTGAATATAAATCCAGACTTGACACAGTACTCCCTCTTCCATAAACTTTGCTTTATGATGAACACTTAATAACTATAATTAGGGTTTACATCCAGCCTGTTGGAAATATTGATTTGTTGACCAAAATATTGATGTGTAGCTTCGTCTACGCTGTGATAGCTACTAATGGAAGCATCAGAAAAGGCATGTGCCTGAGCTACTTTATCATCTTGAAAGTGTGCTTATTGaacatgaaattcacccctcttcACTCAAATCCCAAGTATTTAGGTTTTGCGCAATGAATTCCATggagctgccccagctctgcagccgcTGTTCCAACCCATGTGATAGAATAATGACTTCTGCCCCTCTGTGGCTCTTGTACAATGGTGTTTGTACCACTGGATTTGCATACGTGAAGATCTGCATAAGTGAAGATCCAGTTGCCCCCCTCCAATCTGTCCCATTTGGAGCTAGTGTGGAGCCCCCTTTAATGGTGCAAAGGTTCCCTGGTACCACTACTTCACCTGTGATTTTCCTCAACCCCTACTGCGGCCTACCGCTACCTCTGGAAATAGTGGGAGGTTTCCACAACTTCTTGCACCATGTATTCACACTAGTATGAATTTCAGCTTTCCCTGTTGCTATCCTAGCCCATTGTCTTCCCTGGCCATCTTTCAATAATAAAAATCCCTTCAGTTTCTTTGTCTTGTGCAAAATACCTAATGGCTTGTAGTCTGCTAGTAGAGGTTATTCATGCAGGTTCAGTGGTTCTAAAGTCTTACTGGAAATGACTTTTTCAATGAATCCACTATATTCACTGTTGACTATGTTAAAATATGTGACTCATATCAGGTATTGAATTTAATGAGTTCCTTTTTACATCTACTTTTTGgtatattttatttgatttttttttctaattcttgAAAGTAGAAACAACTGAGATGTTTGTAAATTGTAAGACACAGACAATAATAACAGTATCGTatatggaaaaggagtacttgtggcaccttagagactaacacatttatttgagcataagctttcgtgagctacagctgaatgcatccaatgaagtgagctgtagctcgcgaaagcttatgctcaaataaatttattagtctctaaggtgccacaagtactccttttctttttgtgaatacagactaacatggctgctactctgaaaagtatcgTATACATATTCTATATGTCCAAActattttctgcttttgttttctgtctaCAGATCCAGCAAGAACAAAGAAACCACACTGTAGAGCCTGTTATAGATGACTATAAAAAGATGGGGACTCTCTTTGGTGAACTAAACAAAAGCCTTATCAGGATAGGCTTCACAAGGATGTATTTTGGAGAACGGATTGTGGAACCTGTAATAGTCATATTCTTCTGGGTTATGCTTTGGTTCCTTGGCTTACAAGCTCTTGGACTAGTTGCTGTTTTGTGCCTTGTCATTATATACGTGCAACAGTAGAGTATGATGAATGGCCTGCTGGATAACATATTACAACCATGGCACCTTTCAGTGGATTTATGTGTTTAAGCAAACAGTGGCATATTAAAAGCTGCAATTTTCCAATCATGCTACACATTACATTTGTGAGACTAAAATTTACATACTCATTTTAAAGGAAGTCATCAATCCTAGCACATATCCAAAGGGAATGAAAAGGATATGCTCTCAATAATGGTACTGTCCAAAGTAACTTACTCTTtcgaaggccttgtctacacagtacGTTAGtacacagcaagccagggtgtgaatctactgTCAAATACTAACTTGGTGTGGACAAGCCCTGAGTGAGGGTATGTGAGCCAGTGCACCCTTGAGGGCTCAGTCCTAGGTTGTCTTTTTATTAAATGTGGTATAAAAACACCTCCATCCAAATGGGGTCAGCCTCTCTTCTATGGTGTGGCTGATATTTTGAAATGACAGGTTCTTGTATAATGAAAATTCCTCTCTGTTTTGAAGAGTACAAATAACCATGAGTTTTATGTTCTGTTATTTTTACATTGTTCTCCTGTAAGCTTTTTGAAAGCTGGACCCTGAAATCTGttaactaaataaaaatgtgttcttCCACTGGCTTGtgcgtgtgtacacacacattaGTTACTGTAATGCCAGGCCTACATTAGAAAAGGTTTGTCAGTCTAGCTCTACTGACATAACTATCccagcttatactggcaaaaaagcactgttgccagtataactgtatcTACCCTAATGCTTTTGCCAATATATAATTATGAGAAaagaatcacacccctaactgactcTGCTGTGCTGGCAAAGTTTCTAGCGTAGACTAGGCCTAGGTCTACTCATGTGTGCTTGGCTTTGGCCATTAATGacttttttaaatatcagaacaGTTCTCTTAGAAGAAATAATTTGGGGACttttcaaataaatataaatccccacccctgcaacTACTATTCCAGCTAATGTGCTTGAATACTGACCACAGCCCCTCTACACCTCATGTACAGGAGGGTTGAATTACTAGTATTAAATGTGAATCTATCAACTTTGATGGTGATTCTGGTTTACTgcagtctgggcccagtcctaacTTAGATGCAAGTTTTGCTTGTACAAGAACAGCAGACCCAGGCCCTAATGTAAGATATAAGCAATTACACAAGTAAGATAAGTATAGATAGATTTCAACTGCAGTCTTACTCAGGAATTTTTGGTGTTTGATTTGGAAATATACCATCTAGAGATGCATGTTGTAAGCTGAAATATCAGAGAATAAGATATAATAttgtatagatttttaaaataaatctgtaaaATTCACTTTGGTAATGTAGGATCcaatcctgagaagtgctgagcagagGAAAGGCCAGAGAAAATTTTCACTTAATAGGCTAAAAATTTAGCACCTCTCAAaacattgtatttattttaaatacagaattGACCCTATCCATATGCATTTTTTCATTAttacatttgtttaaataaagcaGTTTACAATTTAAGATATAAGCTTTTGAAATGCtactttacttttgtttttgcaaacatttttggaTTGACAGACCTTAACCATGTGTAGTTTTAGTTATTTACAAACTATGGGCTTCATCTAAAGACCATTGAACACAATGAAAACAATCTCTATTGCCCCGATCCTTTAGTTAATTGGGTCCTTAGGAATATTGGAGTCCATGGCCTGCACACATTGATCCAGTTGCAGGACCTGTGGAGCCATTCCTTGTAAACTTTTACAACCATTGAAACCAATTACTGTTTGTGGTTTTAagcactaaggccccaatcctgtaacaTTTCATGTATATGTTTACCTCTGTAAGTAGCCCCACTGCATTAATGAGACTGTTTGCATGTGAGAAGTTAAGCTCAGCTGTAAGTGTGTGTTGACTGGGCCCAGGTTAAAGAATATATCAGTCTGTACATGAGTAAAATAAGTATACTGATGACATAGGAATACTGTACATCATAAAATATTCTCATATATACTTTACTCAAACATTGCTGGAAATCTGGATTTCCAAAAGCTAAGTATGAATACAATTTGAATGTAATGGAAGGAGCTCTGGACCCACAAGTGCCTAaggataaacatttaaaaatcctttaaaaaataatatatacataGTATGTTTGTGTATTGTTTATATATAGTTGTGGTTTtatgtgtgtatctatatatgtatatatgagcTGTATTACaaaatttgcttattttttacATGTCATGTCTTTTTCCTCCCATACAAGTTATTGTTCAGAGCATTTCATCTGAACCCTTTTGCCTTGTAGGGAAAAGATCAATGTCTTGTAGGATATTCCCTGTTGCTGAGACTGTGTGTGCACAGACTGTGTGTTGTGATGCAGAATACACTAATTTCCTGAAGTGAAAGGAAACCTTCCATTGTTTTGGAATTTAAGGAATAGCTGGCCAAAACTGGGGCTGCTTGATCACAGGCACAGAAATGAAGTAGGGAAGACAGTATAGTTCTCTGCATATAATTTGTTGTCTGTGCATAGTAATGATCACAAACAATATGCATATAATCATCCCAGTAGCTCTCCTTCCCACACGTCATGTAACACACATTCATAAAAAGGTGGTTCTTTCCTTTTGAACTAAAATCAAGTATAGTGTCAGCTATGTCTGTCCTCTTTTGAAGGATACTATATCCAGCCCTACAACTCTTTCATATCCGCATTTTAtgacccttaaaaaaaaaaaagctccctcTATTATTGAAACTTAACGTGGAATAGATGGAGATGGACAAATCTATCATTTGGacgcctctctccctcccttttcctctttaaacaccccctcccccccccggctttcAGTAATGTCCCCTACTTCATTACTTATAGTCTGTATTGTATACAGGATTGTCTGCCTTTAATATCTATATGTTACAGCATTTCCCTtccctgtttttctttgttttggttggttctttttttttatttttgagggtGAACTGGGGAAGACATTCCATTATATTGAAAATGGCTTTAAATGAGCAACATAACTGAACAAAGATGTGTATCAAAAGAAAATATGTTGTAAAATTGTGTCAAATATTGTGAGAAAATGTATGAGTAGCCTTTGTATtgcttcttcctcccacccccaaactacagtttgaagtcattggaagttttGGATATGCAAAGAGTGCAGAATAGAGTCCCTACTTCAGAAATAAAGGGTGAATGTAAATTTTGTTTGGATACAAGGGGTATAGTCTCATGCTGAAAATCATTAACATTAATACAGGcgactcagtctctctctccagtTCTAATTACATATCTATGTATGTTTGTATACAGTGATTGTATAAAAGAATTACATCACCCAAATTCTTATTAAATAATGAACTGTGTAATCCTTATTGGTCTTTGGGGCAGATAATAAGAACTGTGTCTCCAAAAGAGTCTTCAGATGCTTAAATGTTTGAATTACTATGTACAGGGAGGAAACTGCACATACAGCAAAGCTGATGGAACCTCATTTGTACTGAAAATTGACATATTGTAACTGTCCATAAGGGGGAAAATGTTGTTTCCTGGAGATATTTGTGTGACATAAGTCTTATTGAAAGCACTTTGTTACTCTTTCTAATAAAATGTATTCTGTCCTCACATGaatttattgtttttcccctctgtggtGTTCTGTCTTACATTTGGAAGCAGCTAACTGATTAATAAAATATATCTGATATGTCTTGATAATCCACAGATTTCAACTGAATTTAAAATTATTGTAAATCAGCTATGGAAGGGTCCACAGATGCTCATCAGTGGACTATAGCAGCTGTTGGTAACTGCATACAGCATCACATAACTAAAAGTTAAAATGTCAAAG is from Chelonia mydas isolate rCheMyd1 chromosome 4, rCheMyd1.pri.v2, whole genome shotgun sequence and encodes:
- the FAM241A gene encoding uncharacterized protein FAM241A, whose amino-acid sequence is MGSMAGLLPPGDCGCEGDAEAAGARHRHWQAEERIQQEQRNHTVEPVIDDYKKMGTLFGELNKSLIRIGFTRMYFGERIVEPVIVIFFWVMLWFLGLQALGLVAVLCLVIIYVQQ